From the Nonlabens marinus S1-08 genome, one window contains:
- the recA gene encoding recombinase RecA, whose product MADDKEKAAKEKALKLTLDKLDKAYGKGTVMKMGDRQVVDVEAISTGSLALNAALGVGGYPRGRVIEIYGPESSGKTTLTLHAIAEAQKAGGIAAFIDAEHAFDRFYAEKLGVDLENLIISQPDHGEQALEITENLIRSGAIDIIVIDSVAALTPKSEIEGEMGDSKMGLHARLMSQALRKLTGTISKTNCTVIFINQLREKIGVMFGNPETTTGGNALKFYASVRLDIRRSTQIKGSAGDVQGNKTRVKVVKNKVAPPFRTAEFDILYGEGISKIGEVIDLGVEYEIINKAGSWFSYEDTKLGQGRDSVKAILQDNPDLMDELEHKIMASIKALNV is encoded by the coding sequence ATGGCAGACGATAAAGAAAAAGCAGCAAAGGAGAAAGCGCTCAAATTGACGCTGGACAAGCTGGATAAAGCATATGGTAAAGGAACGGTAATGAAGATGGGTGACCGTCAGGTGGTCGATGTAGAGGCAATTTCTACTGGATCGTTGGCACTCAATGCAGCCCTAGGTGTGGGTGGATATCCACGTGGTCGCGTGATTGAAATTTACGGACCAGAATCTTCTGGTAAAACAACACTGACCTTACACGCAATCGCAGAGGCTCAAAAAGCAGGCGGTATCGCCGCGTTTATTGATGCAGAGCATGCCTTTGATCGATTTTATGCAGAGAAACTAGGTGTAGATCTTGAAAACTTGATCATTTCCCAACCGGATCATGGTGAGCAAGCATTGGAAATTACAGAGAACTTAATTCGTTCTGGAGCTATTGACATTATAGTCATTGACTCGGTTGCTGCACTGACGCCTAAGAGTGAAATCGAAGGTGAGATGGGTGATTCTAAAATGGGATTGCACGCTCGTTTGATGTCTCAAGCTTTGAGAAAATTGACAGGAACGATTTCTAAAACGAACTGTACGGTGATTTTCATTAACCAATTGCGTGAAAAAATTGGTGTGATGTTCGGTAATCCAGAGACGACCACAGGTGGTAATGCTCTAAAGTTCTATGCGTCTGTACGTTTAGATATCAGAAGATCTACTCAAATTAAAGGCAGCGCTGGAGATGTTCAAGGAAACAAAACTAGAGTGAAAGTGGTGAAGAACAAAGTGGCACCACCATTCCGCACAGCAGAATTTGACATTTTGTACGGTGAAGGAATTTCTAAAATAGGCGAAGTAATCGATCTAGGTGTGGAATATGAAATCATCAACAAGGCTGGGTCTTGGTTCTCTTATGAAGACACTAAGCTAGGTCAAGGCCGTGATTCCGTAAAAGCTATACTTCAAGACAATCCAGATTTAATGGATGAATTGGAACACAAAATCATGGCTTCTATTAAGGCATTGAATGTCTAA
- the rsmI gene encoding 16S rRNA (cytidine(1402)-2'-O)-methyltransferase: MKLYLVPTPIGNLADMTYRAVEVLNSVDLILAEDTRTSGKLLNHYGIKTPMLSYHMHNEHKISDSIVSRIQGGETMALITDAGTPGISDPGFLLSRKLIAANLELESLPGATAFVPALVCSGLPSDKFVFEGFLPVKKGRQTRLKEIAEETRTIIFYESPHKLLKTLTDFQTHYGADRQISVSREITKMFEEHYRGSVVDAIQYFTDNKPRGEFVVVLGGADSK, from the coding sequence ATGAAACTTTATCTGGTCCCAACGCCCATTGGTAACCTTGCAGACATGACCTATCGTGCGGTCGAGGTGTTGAACAGCGTAGACCTCATCCTTGCAGAGGATACTAGAACCAGCGGGAAATTACTGAACCACTACGGCATCAAAACACCCATGTTGTCTTACCATATGCACAACGAGCACAAGATATCAGACAGCATAGTTTCTAGAATTCAAGGTGGAGAAACCATGGCACTCATCACAGACGCTGGAACACCTGGAATAAGTGATCCTGGGTTTTTACTTTCGCGAAAGCTGATTGCCGCAAATCTAGAGCTCGAATCCTTGCCTGGTGCGACTGCCTTTGTTCCGGCACTGGTCTGTTCTGGCTTGCCCAGTGATAAATTTGTTTTTGAAGGGTTCCTACCCGTCAAAAAAGGACGTCAGACCAGACTAAAAGAAATCGCCGAAGAAACCAGAACCATCATTTTCTATGAGTCACCGCACAAGCTCCTCAAAACCCTAACCGATTTCCAAACCCATTACGGCGCCGATCGACAGATCTCGGTTTCGAGAGAAATTACCAAAATGTTTGAAGAACACTACCGCGGCAGTGTTGTAGATGCGATTCAATACTTTACCGATAACAAGCCTAGAGGTGAGTTTGTGGTAGTTTTAGGTGGGGCCGATTCTAAATAG
- a CDS encoding PhzF family phenazine biosynthesis protein, whose product MTKPIPYFMVDSFAREPFKGNPAGVCLLDESLSNDLMQSIAVEVNLSETAFVQDQGDSYSIRYFSPIMEIPLCGHATLASAKILFQQDADLNEIKFQTSSGLELRALRNGEKVSLKFPNYGIIDREVPKSLLDAMGIKKINNSGYNHENLELMIELEDANELRNLKPDFAVMKASIDDISGVVVTAKSNQPDLDFESRYFWPWSGGDEDPVTGATHTFLTGYWSKKFGKTKLRAFQCSARTGILEVEVLNDQQILITGNARIVLKGEMTI is encoded by the coding sequence TTGACTAAGCCAATTCCCTATTTTATGGTGGACTCGTTCGCCAGAGAGCCGTTTAAAGGAAACCCAGCAGGTGTTTGTTTGTTGGATGAAAGTTTGTCCAATGATTTGATGCAATCCATCGCGGTTGAAGTCAATCTTTCAGAAACGGCGTTTGTACAAGATCAAGGCGATTCTTATAGCATTAGGTATTTTTCTCCGATTATGGAAATTCCGCTATGTGGTCATGCGACATTAGCAAGTGCAAAGATCTTATTTCAGCAAGATGCTGATTTGAACGAGATCAAATTCCAAACCAGTTCTGGTTTGGAGCTACGGGCATTAAGAAATGGAGAAAAAGTCAGTTTGAAATTCCCAAACTACGGCATAATAGATCGAGAAGTACCAAAATCTTTGTTGGACGCTATGGGAATCAAGAAAATCAACAACAGCGGCTACAATCATGAGAATCTGGAATTGATGATTGAGCTTGAAGATGCAAATGAGCTTAGAAATCTCAAACCAGATTTTGCAGTCATGAAAGCCTCCATTGACGATATAAGTGGAGTTGTTGTCACAGCAAAATCAAATCAACCCGATTTAGATTTTGAGTCCAGGTATTTCTGGCCATGGAGTGGCGGCGATGAGGATCCAGTGACTGGAGCGACACATACTTTTTTGACTGGTTATTGGAGTAAGAAATTCGGCAAAACAAAATTGCGTGCCTTTCAATGCTCGGCTAGAACTGGGATTTTAGAGGTTGAGGTTTTGAATGATCAGCAGATTTTGATTACTGGTAATGCAAGAATTGTTCTCAAAGGTGAGATGACTATTTAG
- a CDS encoding lipopolysaccharide biosynthesis protein, translated as MSSINRLFKHTFVYGLATVLPRLLTVLLTLLLTEYLPSKTAFGEVSIIFSWIILANVVLTYGMETAFFRFRESENDNKVISTGLISLLATTIAFVVLAFLGLDQIAEWSGKSADYWKWVIGILAFDTLMVIPFAWMRAQGKAMKYAVIKMVNVIISVGMTAIFLIWLPDLPALAQYLPADKVELYFIALMAASAFTLLVVCKIYLRKWEFDARLWKKMLRYGFPILIAGIAFAINETFDKILLEWLLIDDATAQVGVYTACYRVAVGMTLFATAFKLGIEPFFFSESKSKNATATYAMITKMFVVLGSIALITYTVFVDVIKRAIIAEEYWEALNIVPVILVAYLFFGIYQTLSVWYKVTDRTSYGAWISVLGAAITIGLNIWLIPIIGYMASALTTCAAYGLMMIVSYLLGRKHYHIPYEVGNMLLYLAISIGSTVFFFYGIREYFGANTWQMYLSGITLAAIVSLFILGRERNFIKTLLKKT; from the coding sequence TTGAGTTCCATCAACCGTCTTTTTAAACACACCTTTGTGTATGGTCTGGCAACGGTCCTGCCCAGATTACTGACGGTTCTCCTTACGCTATTGTTGACTGAATACTTGCCTAGCAAAACCGCTTTTGGCGAGGTTTCCATCATTTTTTCATGGATTATTTTAGCAAACGTGGTGTTGACTTATGGTATGGAGACGGCGTTTTTCCGCTTTCGCGAAAGCGAGAACGACAACAAAGTCATTAGTACAGGACTTATTTCGCTGCTAGCTACCACGATTGCATTTGTTGTGCTGGCGTTTCTAGGCTTGGATCAAATTGCGGAATGGTCGGGCAAGTCCGCTGATTATTGGAAATGGGTGATCGGGATTCTAGCTTTTGATACTTTGATGGTCATCCCGTTTGCATGGATGCGTGCTCAGGGAAAAGCGATGAAATATGCGGTGATCAAGATGGTGAATGTGATTATATCCGTTGGTATGACGGCGATATTTTTAATTTGGCTGCCAGATTTGCCGGCACTCGCCCAATACCTTCCAGCCGATAAAGTTGAGCTTTACTTTATTGCATTGATGGCAGCAAGTGCATTCACTTTGCTGGTAGTTTGTAAAATCTACTTGCGCAAATGGGAATTTGACGCTCGTTTATGGAAGAAAATGCTACGCTACGGATTTCCCATTTTGATTGCGGGAATAGCCTTTGCGATCAATGAAACTTTTGACAAGATCCTGCTGGAATGGCTGCTTATTGATGATGCGACAGCACAAGTTGGTGTTTACACAGCTTGTTATCGAGTTGCTGTTGGGATGACTTTGTTTGCCACAGCCTTTAAATTGGGTATCGAACCTTTCTTTTTTAGCGAGTCCAAAAGTAAAAATGCCACCGCCACCTATGCGATGATTACCAAGATGTTTGTGGTGCTGGGATCTATAGCATTGATAACCTATACGGTCTTTGTGGATGTCATTAAGCGAGCCATAATTGCTGAGGAATATTGGGAGGCGTTGAATATTGTTCCGGTAATATTGGTGGCCTATCTGTTTTTTGGTATTTACCAAACGCTATCTGTCTGGTATAAAGTAACGGATCGCACGAGTTATGGCGCGTGGATTTCTGTTTTGGGAGCAGCAATAACGATAGGACTCAACATCTGGCTCATTCCGATAATTGGGTACATGGCAAGTGCATTGACGACCTGCGCGGCTTACGGTTTGATGATGATAGTTTCCTATTTGTTAGGGAGAAAACATTACCACATCCCGTATGAAGTTGGGAATATGTTGTTGTATTTGGCGATTTCCATTGGTTCCACTGTGTTTTTCTTTTACGGAATACGAGAGTATTTTGGCGCTAATACTTGGCAAATGTACCTTTCTGGAATCACGCTTGCTGCGATTGTTTCCCTGTTCATTCTAGGCCGAGAAAGAAATTTTATTAAAACATTACTCAAAAAAACATGA
- the trhO gene encoding oxygen-dependent tRNA uridine(34) hydroxylase TrhO: MQLYNKLSAEERRELIREAGKERLTISFYQYARIGNPQLFRNHLFVAFDTQEVLGRIYVAHEGINAQLSIPADRFDEFKEFLDGIYFLENVRLNIAREHDNESFLKLKVKVRNKIVADGLEDETFDVTNKGVHVDATKFNELIADPDTILVDMRNHYESEIGHFENAWTPDVDTFRDSLDIIEEEIKEHKKDKKLVMYCTGGIRCEKASAYYKHRGFEDVYQLEGGIIEYHRQVTEQGLENKFRGKNFVFDHRLSEKISDEVISNCHQCGNPCDTHTNCANEACHLLFIQCEDCKSRYENTCSTECHEIIQLPYEEQKALRAGKYNSNNIFKKGRSEKLKFKEHKVD; encoded by the coding sequence ATGCAACTGTATAACAAATTAAGTGCTGAAGAAAGACGCGAATTGATACGTGAGGCCGGCAAGGAGCGACTCACCATTTCTTTCTATCAGTATGCCCGCATAGGGAATCCACAATTATTTAGAAACCATTTATTTGTAGCGTTTGATACGCAAGAAGTTCTTGGGCGTATTTACGTCGCCCATGAGGGTATTAATGCGCAGCTTTCCATTCCTGCCGACCGATTTGACGAATTCAAGGAGTTCCTCGATGGAATTTACTTCTTAGAAAATGTTCGTTTGAACATTGCCCGCGAGCATGATAATGAGAGTTTCTTAAAGCTTAAAGTTAAGGTGCGCAACAAGATCGTTGCTGACGGATTGGAAGATGAGACCTTTGACGTTACCAATAAAGGTGTTCACGTCGACGCTACAAAATTCAATGAACTCATCGCAGATCCAGATACTATTCTGGTGGACATGCGCAATCATTACGAGAGTGAGATAGGGCATTTTGAAAATGCCTGGACTCCAGATGTGGATACCTTTAGAGATAGTCTAGACATTATCGAGGAAGAAATCAAAGAGCATAAAAAAGATAAGAAGCTGGTTATGTATTGTACCGGCGGCATACGTTGTGAGAAAGCGAGTGCTTATTACAAGCATCGAGGTTTTGAAGACGTGTATCAGCTGGAAGGTGGAATCATTGAGTATCACCGTCAGGTAACCGAGCAAGGATTGGAAAACAAATTCCGTGGGAAGAATTTTGTTTTTGATCACAGACTTTCTGAGAAGATAAGTGATGAGGTCATTTCAAATTGCCATCAATGCGGTAATCCTTGTGACACGCATACCAATTGTGCCAATGAAGCTTGTCATTTGCTATTTATCCAGTGCGAAGATTGCAAATCCAGATACGAGAACACCTGCAGCACAGAATGTCATGAGATCATTCAATTGCCCTACGAAGAGCAAAAGGCATTGCGCGCTGGTAAATACAACAGCAACAATATTTTCAAAAAGGGAAGGTCTGAGAAGTTGAAATTTAAAGAGCATAAAGTTGACTAA